From one Melioribacteraceae bacterium genomic stretch:
- a CDS encoding T9SS type A sorting domain-containing protein, translating into MKKALLLLTIVLLSMPIIAQTFPEITIRDIQFIADQDLLNPPHDYESPYEGDTVVVTGVINVAPYFYSTVDSGLTLITGAPAMYIQDPNDPEFGGMLVRFPGGSGAAFNSLDTGMVVKITGYVDEYFTTTQFNMIKFEAGDVIDFSSRPQPVLFTLDEFSETGTSDPTYLAERWEHSYVEFRNVTVSHAYSFGSGTYVIFDENGTEILVGNKSTHWRNQPLPLPGTVLEYIRGYIEDRTNIAPYYYMINPVYPNDIKVGSTLPPNVSNVDRDIALVGFGDQVGISADALDSDGTISSVKVFYQENGGASKSVNMTLTAGNTYTATLPAFNDSTLVSFYVKATDNQGNSSANPQDTVENRYFYWVLDRDITIRDVQKSPFGGGWSAYDGFEVTVSGIVTSDTSTIGSSARVHVQDGTGPWSGIWVFGDNVLHLREGDNVTITGTVDEDFDYTRIENLTNVVINSTGNPLPDPLEITTDLVATSSSGSLPAESYEGVLVAYSNVTVIDENADGNAGPDQGSGGSRNFGEIIIADDSNIGTRVELQQGNNDYHNFWDSSLENEPIRIQTGNSFDKIIGIQYFSFSNYKLVPRTNNDFEGMTTSVEDEVLTADNFALAQNYPNPFNPSTVIEFSIPMTGKVSLKIYDILGQEVMSLLNKEMNRGIHRVNFDASKLSSGIYFYTLQSGNYIQSKKMMLIK; encoded by the coding sequence ATGAAGAAAGCATTACTTCTTTTAACGATAGTATTATTGAGCATGCCCATCATTGCTCAGACCTTTCCGGAAATAACAATAAGAGATATTCAATTTATTGCAGATCAAGATCTGTTAAATCCGCCTCACGATTATGAATCACCTTATGAAGGTGATACAGTAGTTGTAACAGGTGTGATTAATGTGGCGCCATATTTTTACTCTACCGTTGATAGCGGTTTAACTTTAATTACAGGCGCACCTGCTATGTATATCCAAGATCCGAATGACCCGGAATTTGGTGGAATGCTTGTTAGATTTCCGGGCGGATCGGGTGCAGCTTTTAATTCACTCGATACCGGTATGGTTGTTAAAATTACCGGCTATGTCGATGAATATTTTACTACAACCCAATTCAATATGATAAAATTTGAAGCCGGAGACGTAATTGATTTTAGCTCTCGACCACAACCTGTTCTGTTTACTTTAGATGAGTTTAGCGAAACCGGAACATCAGATCCTACTTACTTAGCTGAAAGATGGGAACACTCCTATGTTGAGTTTAGAAATGTGACTGTTAGTCATGCGTATTCATTTGGATCCGGTACCTATGTTATATTCGACGAAAACGGAACAGAAATATTAGTAGGAAATAAATCAACACACTGGCGGAACCAACCCTTACCACTTCCCGGTACAGTGCTTGAGTATATCCGTGGATATATCGAAGATAGAACTAATATTGCACCCTATTATTATATGATAAATCCTGTATACCCTAATGACATAAAAGTTGGTTCTACTCTTCCCCCGAATGTTTCCAATGTTGATAGAGACATTGCGCTTGTTGGTTTTGGTGATCAAGTAGGTATTTCAGCAGACGCACTTGATTCAGATGGAACTATTAGTTCTGTGAAGGTATTTTATCAAGAAAACGGCGGTGCTTCGAAATCTGTAAACATGACTTTAACTGCCGGAAATACTTATACTGCCACATTACCTGCGTTCAATGATTCAACATTAGTTTCATTCTATGTTAAGGCGACTGATAATCAAGGCAATTCTTCCGCAAATCCGCAGGATACAGTGGAAAACAGATACTTTTACTGGGTATTAGATAGAGATATTACAATTCGTGATGTACAAAAAAGTCCTTTTGGCGGCGGTTGGAGTGCCTATGATGGCTTTGAAGTAACTGTTTCGGGTATTGTAACTTCGGATACGTCAACAATTGGTTCTTCTGCAAGAGTACATGTACAGGATGGTACTGGTCCATGGTCGGGTATATGGGTTTTTGGCGATAACGTTTTACATCTTAGAGAAGGTGATAACGTCACCATAACAGGTACCGTAGATGAAGATTTCGATTATACACGAATAGAAAACTTAACCAATGTTGTTATTAACTCTACAGGAAATCCACTTCCTGATCCTTTAGAAATTACAACTGATCTTGTTGCTACCTCGAGCAGCGGAAGTCTACCTGCCGAGTCTTACGAAGGTGTTTTGGTAGCATACTCTAATGTTACCGTAATTGATGAAAATGCTGACGGAAATGCGGGTCCTGATCAGGGTAGCGGCGGTAGCAGAAATTTTGGCGAAATTATTATAGCTGATGACAGTAATATTGGAACAAGAGTTGAACTGCAGCAGGGCAACAACGATTATCATAACTTCTGGGATTCATCTTTGGAAAATGAACCGATAAGAATACAAACCGGAAATAGTTTTGATAAAATTATCGGTATTCAATATTTCTCATTTAGCAATTACAAACTTGTTCCAAGAACCAATAATGATTTTGAAGGAATGACAACAAGTGTAGAGGATGAAGTTTTGACTGCAGATAATTTTGCATTAGCACAGAACTATCCAAATCCGTTTAATCCTTCGACTGTAATTGAGTTCTCCATCCCAATGACTGGAAAAGTATCATTAAAAATTTATGATATTTTAGGTCAGGAAGTAATGAGCCTGCTAAATAAAGAAATGAACCGTGGTATTCATAGAGTTAATTTTGATGCTTCGAAACTTAGTTCCGGAATCTATTTTTATACTCTGCAGTCAGGTAATTATATACAGTCTAAAAAAATGATGCTTATTAAATAA